From one Nonomuraea polychroma genomic stretch:
- the coaA gene encoding type I pantothenate kinase, with amino-acid sequence MELSREQWSELRKNTPLTLTAEELEELRGVDDPIDLNEVTDIYLPLTRLLNLHFTGSKQRSSVLSAFLGHPEQRVPYVLGLAGSVAVGKSTTARLLHTLLARWPEHPHVELITTDSFLYPNAVLESKGIMHRKGFPESYDRRALVRFVAEVKAGAAEIQAPVYSHLEYDIVPGAAQTVKSPDILIIEGLNVLQPAPPTSLAVNDYFDFSIYVDAKVEDIRTWYVERFHKLRRTAFEDPKSYFRHIADMSYDEATAFAVNVWRDINERNLVENIAPTRGRADLVLKKGADHSVRRVRLRRT; translated from the coding sequence GTGGAACTGAGCAGGGAGCAGTGGAGCGAGCTCCGCAAGAACACGCCCTTGACTCTCACCGCAGAAGAGCTGGAAGAGCTGCGCGGCGTCGACGACCCCATCGACCTCAACGAAGTCACCGACATCTATCTCCCGCTGACCCGGCTGCTCAACCTGCACTTCACCGGGTCCAAGCAGCGCAGCAGCGTGCTGAGCGCGTTCCTCGGACATCCCGAGCAGCGTGTCCCCTACGTCCTGGGCCTCGCGGGCAGTGTCGCGGTGGGCAAGTCGACGACGGCGCGGCTGCTGCACACGCTGCTGGCCCGCTGGCCCGAGCACCCGCACGTGGAGCTGATCACCACTGACAGCTTCCTCTATCCCAACGCGGTGCTGGAGTCCAAGGGGATCATGCACCGTAAGGGATTCCCGGAGAGCTACGACCGGCGGGCGCTGGTCAGGTTCGTGGCGGAGGTGAAGGCGGGGGCGGCGGAGATCCAGGCCCCTGTGTACAGCCATCTGGAGTACGACATCGTCCCCGGCGCCGCCCAGACTGTGAAAAGTCCCGACATTCTGATCATTGAGGGCCTCAACGTCCTCCAGCCCGCCCCGCCCACCTCCCTCGCCGTCAACGACTACTTCGACTTCTCCATCTACGTCGACGCCAAGGTCGAAGACATCCGCACGTGGTACGTCGAACGTTTCCACAAGCTCCGCCGGACCGCCTTCGAAGACCCGAAGTCATACTTCCGGCACATCGCAGACATGTCCTACGACGAGGCCACCGCCTTCGCGGTCAACGTCTGGCGCGACATCAACGAGCGCAACCTGGTCGAGAACATCGCCCCCACGCGCGGCCGCGCCGACCTCGTGCTGAAGAAGGGCGCCGACCACTCGGTCAGGCGGGTACGACTGCGCCGGACCTGA
- a CDS encoding alkaline phosphatase PhoX has protein sequence MDRRRFISNVVAGIAGPFAGVACAGAQGGAKAAPSGYGSLRPVRDLRDGKVRLYLPEGFKYRSFSTAGEKFSDGSTVPGRHDGMAAFSGPGGSTILIRNHEVNGSVGAFGDKERAYDPMAGGGTSTLRVTRYGEVIKSGPSLNGTMMNCSGGPMPWRAWVSCEETVNGPDVADDFSGGDNSRLTEKHGYIFEVPVGRVATARPIRSAGRFPHESAAFDPSSGAIYLTEDNFGFPSGFYRYLPPKHPVLAGKLLDGGRLQMLAVKGAKRKDLSLGQEPGAAYATEWVDIDDPDPDFRGKPSNDEVVQAVGRQGRAKGAAIFSRLEGAVFHQGTVYFVSTQGGDTDPADPPPSGFGKGRGQVWAYETWSGRLKLVYESPRASALDLPDNVTVSRRGTLVLCEDGEGDNYLRGLTRSGQIFDFCRLKPIPDDPGAEFAGSTFGPGGHTLYVNVQAKQGRSIAIWGPWERGLF, from the coding sequence GTGGATCGTCGACGCTTCATCTCGAATGTGGTCGCCGGCATCGCCGGGCCCTTCGCCGGGGTCGCGTGCGCCGGTGCGCAAGGTGGCGCGAAGGCGGCGCCCAGCGGGTACGGGTCGCTGCGCCCCGTGCGCGACCTGCGTGACGGAAAGGTGCGGCTGTACCTGCCGGAGGGGTTCAAATACCGCTCGTTCAGCACTGCGGGTGAGAAGTTCAGTGACGGGTCCACCGTGCCGGGCCGGCACGACGGCATGGCGGCGTTCTCCGGTCCGGGCGGCAGCACGATCCTGATCCGCAACCACGAGGTCAACGGCTCCGTCGGCGCGTTCGGCGACAAGGAGCGGGCCTACGACCCGATGGCCGGCGGCGGCACGTCGACGTTGCGCGTCACCCGCTACGGCGAAGTGATCAAGAGCGGCCCGTCGCTCAACGGCACGATGATGAACTGCTCGGGCGGCCCCATGCCGTGGCGCGCCTGGGTGAGCTGCGAGGAGACGGTCAACGGCCCCGATGTCGCCGACGACTTCTCCGGCGGCGACAACTCCAGGCTGACCGAGAAGCACGGCTACATCTTCGAGGTCCCGGTCGGTCGCGTGGCCACGGCGAGGCCGATCAGGTCGGCGGGGCGCTTCCCGCACGAATCGGCGGCGTTCGACCCGTCCTCGGGCGCGATCTACCTCACCGAGGACAATTTCGGCTTCCCGTCCGGTTTCTATCGGTACCTGCCGCCGAAGCACCCGGTCCTGGCCGGGAAGTTGCTCGACGGTGGCCGGCTGCAGATGCTTGCCGTCAAAGGCGCCAAGCGCAAGGACCTGTCGCTCGGCCAGGAGCCCGGGGCCGCGTACGCCACCGAGTGGGTGGACATCGACGACCCCGACCCCGACTTCCGCGGCAAACCGTCCAACGACGAGGTCGTGCAGGCCGTCGGCCGGCAGGGCCGGGCCAAGGGAGCGGCGATCTTCTCCAGGCTGGAGGGCGCGGTCTTCCACCAGGGAACCGTGTACTTCGTCTCCACGCAGGGCGGGGACACCGATCCCGCCGACCCGCCGCCGTCGGGGTTCGGCAAGGGCCGGGGGCAGGTATGGGCGTATGAGACGTGGAGCGGCCGGCTCAAGCTCGTCTACGAGTCGCCGCGCGCGTCTGCGCTCGACCTGCCCGACAATGTGACGGTCAGCAGGCGCGGCACGCTGGTGTTGTGCGAGGACGGCGAGGGCGACAACTACCTGCGCGGGCTCACCCGTTCGGGGCAGATCTTCGACTTCTGCCGCCTGAAGCCGATCCCCGACGACCCCGGCGCCGAGTTCGCGGGCTCCACCTTCGGGCCCGGCGGCCACACGCTGTACGTCAATGTCCAGGCCAAGCAGGGCAGGTCCATCGCGATCTGGGGCCCGTGGGAGCGCGGTCTCTTTTGA
- a CDS encoding holo-ACP synthase: protein MILGIGVDVVDIARFEAALERTPRLRERLFTDVERPLPVHSLAARFAAKEAVAKALGAPKGLGHLEAEVRCDELGKPELRVTGKVAEVAYDLGVKRWHLSLSHDGGVAVAYVIAEG, encoded by the coding sequence GTGATCCTGGGTATCGGCGTGGACGTCGTGGACATCGCCCGCTTCGAGGCGGCGCTCGAACGTACGCCGCGGCTGCGTGAGCGGCTGTTCACCGACGTGGAGCGGCCGCTCCCGGTGCATTCGCTGGCCGCCAGGTTCGCCGCCAAGGAAGCCGTGGCCAAGGCGCTCGGCGCGCCCAAGGGGCTGGGGCACCTGGAGGCGGAGGTGCGCTGCGACGAATTGGGCAAGCCGGAGCTGCGGGTCACCGGCAAGGTCGCCGAGGTCGCCTACGACCTGGGGGTCAAGCGCTGGCACCTGTCGCTCAGCCACGACGGGGGCGTGGCCGTGGCCTATGTGATCGCGGAGGGATAG
- a CDS encoding NAD(P)H-hydrate dehydratase, whose product MRTAYTADQIRAAEHVLMAKLPPGTLMQRAAAGLAAVCADLLGSVYGKRVVLLVGSGDNGGDALYAGERLARRGAWVGAILAGSKTHQEGLAALREAGGRVVDRTALDRADLIVDGLVGIGATGALREPYQELVQEANAAAAPIVAVDVPSGVDASTGQVQGTAVRARVTVTMGAYKTGLLLDPGAACAGIVELVDIGLGSYLPDPDVAALTDSDVDVLLPRPGKESDKYRRGVLGVAAGSDLYTGAAVLAVGGALRAGAGMVRYAGPAAPVAQVRAHWPEAVITQLERPSIDDVGRVQAWVLGPGLGTDDWAHELAARVLESHVPVLIDADALTLVARERSLLFRSAPVLITPHAGELARLIRVDRDDIEAARLEYTRRAAAELGVTVLLKGSTTVIAEDSRPARVNGTGTSWLATGGTGDVLSGVAGSLLAQGLSCYDAAACAAYLHGLAGRMAADGAPLAAADVATAIPAAIRAVSGDNG is encoded by the coding sequence ATGCGCACCGCCTACACCGCCGACCAGATCCGGGCCGCCGAGCACGTGCTCATGGCGAAGCTGCCGCCCGGCACGCTCATGCAGCGGGCCGCCGCCGGGCTCGCCGCCGTCTGCGCCGACCTGCTCGGCAGTGTGTACGGCAAACGTGTCGTGCTCCTCGTCGGCAGCGGCGACAACGGCGGTGACGCGCTCTACGCCGGCGAGCGCCTGGCCAGGCGTGGAGCGTGGGTGGGCGCCATCCTGGCCGGGTCCAAGACGCACCAGGAGGGTCTGGCGGCGCTCCGGGAGGCCGGCGGGCGGGTGGTCGACCGGACGGCTCTCGACCGGGCCGACCTGATCGTCGACGGGCTCGTCGGGATCGGGGCGACGGGGGCGTTGCGTGAGCCGTACCAGGAGCTCGTCCAGGAGGCGAACGCGGCCGCCGCCCCCATCGTCGCGGTGGACGTGCCGAGCGGCGTGGACGCGAGCACCGGGCAGGTGCAGGGGACGGCCGTGCGCGCCCGGGTGACCGTCACCATGGGCGCCTACAAGACGGGATTGCTGCTCGATCCCGGCGCCGCCTGCGCCGGGATCGTGGAGCTGGTGGACATCGGGCTCGGGTCCTACCTGCCCGACCCCGACGTCGCCGCGCTGACCGACAGCGACGTGGACGTCCTGCTGCCGCGCCCGGGCAAGGAGTCGGACAAATACCGCAGGGGCGTGCTGGGCGTCGCGGCAGGAAGCGATCTGTACACCGGCGCCGCCGTGCTCGCCGTGGGCGGGGCGCTGCGAGCCGGGGCGGGCATGGTGCGGTACGCCGGGCCGGCCGCCCCCGTGGCCCAGGTGCGCGCGCACTGGCCGGAGGCGGTGATCACCCAACTGGAGCGGCCCTCGATCGACGACGTCGGGCGGGTGCAGGCCTGGGTGCTCGGTCCGGGGCTCGGCACCGACGACTGGGCGCACGAGCTGGCGGCCAGGGTGCTCGAATCCCATGTGCCTGTGCTGATCGACGCCGACGCGCTGACGCTGGTGGCCCGGGAACGTTCGCTGCTGTTCCGCAGCGCGCCGGTGCTGATCACGCCGCACGCCGGGGAGTTGGCCAGGCTGATCCGGGTGGACCGTGACGACATCGAGGCCGCCAGGCTGGAGTACACCCGCCGGGCGGCGGCCGAACTGGGCGTGACCGTGCTGCTCAAGGGATCGACCACGGTGATCGCCGAGGACTCCAGGCCGGCCCGCGTCAACGGCACCGGCACGTCCTGGCTGGCCACGGGCGGCACCGGCGACGTGTTGTCCGGAGTGGCGGGTTCGCTGCTCGCTCAGGGGCTCAGCTGCTACGACGCCGCAGCGTGCGCGGCGTACCTGCACGGGCTGGCCGGCCGTATGGCCGCCGACGGCGCACCACTCGCGGCGGCCGACGTGGCCACGGCGATCCCCGCGGCCATCCGCGCGGTGAGCGGCGACAACGGCTGA
- the alr gene encoding alanine racemase, translated as MATPAQARVDLTAIRHNVALLKDQAGGAELMGAVKADAYGHGLVPCAATVLEAGVSRLGTAFVREALELRAGGVTAPILAWLITPDEPLDEALAQDIELSAADERLLDEIAAAVRRTGRTAKMHLEADTGMSRGGSPLAAWPGVLAKAMELRAEGVIEIVGLWSHFACADIPGHPSIEQQLEAFKSALKLAEQAGASGSHVIRHISNSAATMTLPDARYDLVRPGIAMYGLSPIPELGDFGLRPAMTLTAQVGLVKRVPEGSGVSYAHLYTTDRETTLGLVPLGYADGILRHATGRAEVLAGGRRRQIAGRVCMDQFMIDMGDDPLAAGDEVVLFGPGDGGEPTAQEWADTLGTITHEIVTRIGSRVPRVYEGRA; from the coding sequence ATGGCCACACCTGCGCAGGCGCGGGTGGACCTGACGGCGATCAGGCACAACGTGGCCCTGCTCAAGGACCAGGCGGGCGGCGCCGAGCTGATGGGCGCCGTCAAGGCCGACGCCTACGGGCACGGCCTCGTGCCGTGTGCCGCGACGGTGCTGGAGGCAGGCGTGAGCCGGCTCGGCACCGCGTTCGTCAGGGAGGCGCTCGAGCTGCGCGCGGGCGGTGTGACAGCGCCGATCCTGGCCTGGCTCATCACGCCGGACGAGCCGCTCGACGAGGCGCTGGCGCAGGACATCGAATTGTCGGCCGCCGACGAGCGGCTGCTCGACGAGATCGCCGCCGCCGTGCGGCGTACGGGACGCACCGCCAAGATGCACCTGGAGGCCGACACCGGCATGAGCCGAGGCGGCTCCCCGCTCGCCGCCTGGCCAGGGGTGCTGGCCAAGGCCATGGAGCTGCGGGCCGAGGGCGTCATCGAGATCGTCGGACTCTGGTCGCACTTCGCCTGCGCCGACATTCCCGGCCATCCGTCGATCGAGCAGCAGTTGGAGGCGTTCAAGTCCGCGCTCAAGCTCGCGGAGCAGGCAGGGGCGAGCGGCTCGCACGTGATCAGGCACATCTCCAACTCGGCCGCCACCATGACGCTCCCGGACGCCCGCTACGACCTGGTCAGGCCCGGCATCGCGATGTACGGCCTGAGCCCGATCCCCGAGCTGGGCGACTTCGGCCTCCGGCCGGCCATGACGCTCACCGCCCAGGTCGGACTGGTCAAGCGTGTCCCCGAGGGCTCTGGGGTGTCGTACGCCCACCTCTACACCACCGATCGCGAGACCACGCTGGGGCTCGTCCCGCTCGGCTACGCCGACGGCATACTCAGGCACGCAACGGGCAGGGCCGAGGTCCTGGCGGGCGGCCGCCGCAGGCAGATCGCCGGCCGGGTCTGCATGGACCAGTTCATGATCGACATGGGTGATGATCCGCTGGCGGCGGGTGACGAGGTCGTGCTGTTCGGCCCTGGTGACGGGGGCGAGCCCACTGCTCAGGAGTGGGCGGATACGCTCGGCACGATCACGCATGAAATCGTGACCAGGATCGGCTCGCGAGTGCCGCGGGTTTACGAGGGTCGGGCATAG
- a CDS encoding alpha/beta fold hydrolase — protein MTTTTRRKVGIAGALVGAASAGVAAAALAKRYAVGRIRLRPDTEANEPFGELRGRERTLITSDGVALHVEIDGPEDAPLTIVFCHGYCLNLESWHYQRKDLRENYRIVLWDQRSHGRSQRADADDSMIDRLGADLAEVIEEFVPGPCVLVGHSMGGMTIMALADHHPELFGDKIRAVSLIATSAGKLAELTLGLPAMFSKVVHKVAPSTVSMLGKRGSLVDRTRSVGSDIAFLITRYMGFGDSRNISPTVVDFAESMIRATPTEVFADFYPALMNHDKLSALHVLDPVPTAIMVGDRDWLTPPDHSKAIAAALPKAQLTEVPDTSHLIQLERPGVVNDALRDLVKRVEGE, from the coding sequence ATGACGACGACAACACGGCGCAAGGTAGGAATCGCCGGCGCGCTCGTCGGCGCGGCGTCCGCCGGTGTCGCGGCGGCGGCGCTGGCCAAGCGCTACGCGGTCGGCCGGATCAGGCTGCGCCCCGATACCGAGGCGAATGAGCCGTTCGGTGAGCTGCGGGGCAGGGAGCGCACGCTCATCACCTCTGATGGGGTGGCGCTGCACGTCGAGATCGACGGCCCCGAGGACGCGCCGCTGACCATCGTCTTCTGCCACGGCTACTGCCTCAACCTGGAGTCCTGGCACTACCAGCGCAAGGACCTTCGCGAGAACTACCGCATCGTCCTGTGGGACCAGCGCTCGCACGGCCGCTCCCAGCGCGCCGACGCCGACGACAGCATGATCGACCGGCTGGGCGCGGACCTGGCTGAGGTGATCGAGGAGTTCGTGCCGGGGCCGTGCGTGCTGGTCGGCCACTCGATGGGCGGCATGACGATCATGGCGCTCGCCGACCACCACCCGGAGCTGTTCGGCGACAAGATCCGCGCCGTGTCGCTCATCGCCACCTCGGCGGGCAAGTTGGCCGAGCTGACGCTGGGCCTGCCGGCGATGTTCTCCAAGGTCGTGCACAAGGTCGCGCCCTCCACCGTGTCGATGCTGGGCAAGCGGGGCTCGCTGGTCGACAGGACCCGCAGCGTGGGCAGCGACATCGCCTTCCTGATCACCCGCTACATGGGCTTCGGGGACTCCAGGAACATCAGCCCCACGGTCGTCGACTTCGCCGAGTCGATGATCAGGGCGACGCCGACCGAGGTGTTCGCCGACTTCTACCCGGCGCTGATGAACCACGACAAGCTGTCCGCGCTGCACGTGCTCGACCCGGTCCCGACCGCGATCATGGTCGGCGATCGGGACTGGCTGACCCCGCCCGACCACAGCAAGGCCATCGCCGCCGCGCTGCCCAAGGCTCAGCTGACGGAGGTGCCCGACACCTCCCATCTGATCCAGCTCGAACGTCCCGGCGTCGTCAACGACGCGCTGCGCGACCTGGTCAAGAGAGTGGAGGGCGAGTGA
- the tsaE gene encoding tRNA (adenosine(37)-N6)-threonylcarbamoyltransferase complex ATPase subunit type 1 TsaE yields MRAYGARLAAFLRAGDLVVLSGPLGAGKTTLVQGLAEGLKVRGPITSPTFVIARVHPSLRQGPPLVHADAYRLGGDLEVDDLDLDASLEDSVTVVEWGEGLVEGLSEDRLEVHIDREAGDEARIVTLRAVGARWADTPFDRLED; encoded by the coding sequence ATGCGCGCGTACGGCGCCCGCCTGGCCGCGTTCCTGCGCGCCGGCGACCTGGTCGTGTTGTCCGGGCCGCTCGGTGCCGGCAAGACCACGCTCGTGCAGGGCCTCGCCGAAGGACTCAAGGTACGCGGCCCCATCACCTCGCCCACATTCGTGATCGCCAGGGTGCACCCGTCCCTGCGCCAGGGCCCGCCGCTGGTCCACGCCGACGCCTACCGGCTGGGCGGCGACCTGGAGGTGGACGACCTGGACCTGGACGCCTCGCTGGAGGACTCCGTCACGGTCGTCGAGTGGGGCGAAGGCCTGGTCGAGGGCCTGTCCGAGGACCGGCTGGAGGTCCACATCGATCGCGAGGCCGGCGACGAGGCCAGGATCGTGACGTTGCGCGCCGTGGGCGCGCGGTGGGCCGACACGCCGTTTGATCGGCTGGAAGATTAA